One genomic region from Spirosoma sp. KCTC 42546 encodes:
- a CDS encoding type II CAAX prenyl endopeptidase Rce1 family protein has product MGLYKSIFFSSVKAPIIEELSFRLLLRPTRFNVSFSIAFFIFLLFDTILYFSDLPTYSIRLVICLLLFFFLYITYNPLWLSALKITDYKLLTITSLGFGAIHITNFTTIDKGLFFIYPIYILPQIFLGFILGIIRIRNGFIWAVLLHILVNGSVTWHKFFQ; this is encoded by the coding sequence ATGGGTTTATATAAAAGTATTTTTTTTAGTTCGGTAAAAGCACCTATTATCGAAGAGTTATCATTCCGATTGTTATTACGGCCAACCCGTTTCAATGTGTCATTTTCAATAGCTTTTTTTATATTTTTATTATTCGATACTATTTTATACTTTAGTGATTTACCTACTTATAGTATAAGGCTCGTAATCTGCCTGCTTCTCTTTTTCTTTCTATATATTACTTACAATCCTTTATGGCTTTCTGCGTTAAAAATTACCGATTATAAACTACTAACTATTACATCGTTAGGTTTTGGGGCTATTCACATAACTAACTTCACTACTATTGATAAAGGTTTATTTTTCATCTATCCTATATACATTTTACCTCAAATTTTTCTCGGTTTTATATTAGGCATTATTCGAATTAGAAATGGGTTTATTTGGGCAGTATTATTGCACATATTGGTAAACGGTTCTGTAACGTGGCATAAATTTTTTCAGTAA
- a CDS encoding sensor histidine kinase, with protein sequence MYSRIFDNDEKAADLILRLSELMRYNLYETDSPKIALDKELAYIQNYLNLERNRLSDRHVVIEYEQRGNPSTYQITPLLLIAFVENAFKHGAKGTTDPAYVQVSADITAGQLVFRVENSVPNKLPVSELDRKSGGVGLGNVRRRLDTLYKDKYELVVTQTEITYEVTLIIQVEILP encoded by the coding sequence GTGTATTCCCGCATTTTTGATAATGATGAAAAAGCGGCTGATTTGATTCTGCGCCTATCGGAGTTGATGCGCTACAATCTTTATGAAACAGATTCTCCAAAAATTGCCCTTGATAAAGAACTAGCCTACATCCAGAATTACCTTAATCTGGAGCGTAACCGGCTTTCGGATCGACACGTGGTGATCGAGTATGAACAGCGTGGGAATCCCTCAACCTATCAGATTACACCGTTGCTACTCATCGCTTTTGTGGAAAATGCCTTCAAGCATGGTGCAAAAGGCACTACAGATCCAGCTTATGTGCAGGTAAGTGCCGATATAACAGCAGGCCAACTTGTGTTCCGGGTTGAGAATAGTGTGCCCAATAAACTGCCTGTTAGCGAGCTAGACAGGAAATCAGGGGGCGTTGGACTTGGCAATGTACGAAGGCGATTAGATACGTTGTATAAAGACAAATACGAGTTAGTTGTAACACAAACTGAGATTACATACGAAGTTACGCTTATCATTCAGGTCGAGATTTTACCCTAA
- a CDS encoding lantibiotic dehydratase produces the protein MVQPKDFFILRQPTYSLDHLLLVYNQLATTPLSDLLRQHYQDPLAQQAIFVASPALYERFQRWLSGETLPEQDKLLITLHKYLIRMCSRPTPYGLFAGCTVGSFGAQTQLRAGTTTTLQTHTRIDMDCLLAICQWLSNQPIIREQLRLFPNSSLYPIGSSLRYIEQQFDHKQRSYFISVAEAEPHLTAVLEAARTGATIQELATRLTTFNIDQHEAISFVKQLIEGQLLSFELEPTVTGLHYLNRLTARIASLSGTTEITNHLRQLQTCLQQPDRLLAYAQVQAWFTDRGIPLPSADIVQVDAFFDNPALQLGKHALQLLQRDLEKLQVLNQPNKCPDLDEFKRRFYNRYEDEEVPLALAIDAESGLGYGSGSTFGVGYAPLIDDLTFATSPATQATTWDWWQTLVMDKYTQALRTTRTAGAVHEIVLTEDDLTYINSQVITSSVPDSFYVFGTLLASSPNAVDEGDFKFNLLACKGPSAINLLSRFGEGHESLAQRLKQCALAEENHHPDVIIAEIVHLPENRVGNILIRPTTHQYEIPYMGQSSVEPDYQIPLTDLLVSVRYDQTAQGQIILRSRRLNKRIIPRLSNAHNFSQGLPIYRFLCDLQAQDSHLNIAWNWGILRTQTYLPRVRYRNIILSRATWQLACNELTPDNPLRLVAQLTAAGLPDQFVIAQGDNELFISMHTPASLALLAQEIRRLTRADASGHIRLVEFLSMPDRSPLTSKRDHFTHELLIPFKNLAAKSFSGLSQSTGILPQRKFSIGSEWFYLKVYTGEKTSDTLLTETIYPVVQQLLKTHIIDEFFFVRYKDTDSHLRLRFRGNAHLEFYHHVVRVMEKALHEAIESGIVHSIKVDTYQRELERYGLEHMPLCETLFYYDSLSTLAFIARTGNEFDENLRVAIAIRKIDQLLVGAGLAPDACLNILGELKERFFQEFGGSPELRHQLNEKYRTYRPLMDQALADDFPIAGDLTNWEHRQTELVQKLVHSLANSHRLYAILSSVIHMMVNRLFPSKQRAYELVLYHCLARHYDSLRARQKVVDP, from the coding sequence ATGGTTCAACCGAAGGATTTTTTCATTTTACGTCAACCGACGTATTCACTCGACCACTTACTTCTTGTTTATAATCAGCTTGCTACCACCCCTTTATCCGACCTGCTGCGTCAGCATTACCAGGACCCGCTGGCGCAGCAGGCCATTTTTGTCGCATCGCCCGCCCTCTATGAGCGATTTCAACGGTGGCTATCGGGCGAAACCCTTCCCGAGCAGGATAAACTACTGATAACGCTTCATAAATACCTGATTCGGATGTGTAGCCGCCCCACACCCTATGGCCTCTTTGCGGGTTGCACAGTAGGAAGTTTCGGCGCGCAAACCCAATTACGAGCGGGCACAACCACAACGCTTCAAACCCATACCCGTATCGATATGGACTGCTTGCTGGCAATCTGCCAGTGGCTCAGTAACCAGCCCATTATCCGAGAGCAACTACGTTTATTTCCCAATTCATCCCTCTACCCAATAGGCTCATCGTTGCGGTATATTGAGCAGCAGTTCGATCATAAGCAGCGTAGCTACTTTATCAGTGTTGCCGAAGCCGAACCCCATCTGACAGCAGTTCTGGAAGCAGCGCGTACCGGAGCAACCATTCAGGAGCTGGCAACCCGATTAACAACATTTAACATCGATCAGCACGAAGCCATTAGTTTTGTTAAACAACTCATTGAAGGACAGCTATTATCATTTGAACTAGAACCAACTGTAACAGGCCTGCACTACCTGAATCGGCTCACGGCACGAATTGCATCCTTGAGCGGTACCACCGAAATCACGAACCATTTACGCCAATTACAGACCTGCCTGCAACAGCCTGATCGACTGCTGGCTTACGCACAGGTTCAGGCATGGTTTACCGACCGGGGCATCCCTCTGCCCTCTGCCGACATCGTTCAGGTAGATGCCTTCTTTGATAATCCAGCGCTGCAATTGGGCAAGCACGCGTTGCAACTCCTGCAACGAGATCTTGAGAAATTGCAGGTCCTGAACCAACCAAACAAATGTCCTGACCTCGATGAATTTAAACGGCGGTTCTACAATCGTTATGAAGATGAGGAAGTTCCGTTGGCACTGGCTATCGATGCCGAATCGGGCCTTGGCTATGGCTCTGGCTCAACATTTGGTGTAGGTTATGCCCCCCTGATCGATGACTTAACCTTTGCAACAAGTCCGGCTACCCAAGCCACGACCTGGGACTGGTGGCAAACCCTGGTAATGGACAAGTACACGCAGGCACTCCGCACAACTCGAACGGCTGGTGCCGTCCATGAAATTGTCCTGACCGAAGATGATTTAACCTACATCAATAGCCAGGTAATAACGTCGTCTGTTCCCGATAGCTTTTATGTATTCGGTACGCTGCTGGCCAGCTCGCCCAACGCTGTGGATGAAGGCGATTTTAAGTTTAATTTACTGGCTTGCAAAGGGCCATCGGCCATAAACCTGCTCAGCCGATTTGGGGAGGGTCATGAATCATTAGCCCAACGGCTTAAACAGTGCGCCCTAGCCGAAGAGAACCATCATCCAGATGTGATCATTGCCGAGATCGTTCACTTGCCCGAAAACCGGGTTGGTAATATCTTAATCCGACCGACCACCCATCAATACGAAATCCCATATATGGGCCAATCGTCGGTAGAGCCGGATTATCAAATTCCCCTGACCGACTTACTGGTGTCGGTTCGGTATGACCAAACTGCTCAGGGACAGATTATTTTACGGTCCAGGCGGCTCAACAAACGGATTATCCCCCGCCTGAGCAACGCACACAATTTCTCGCAGGGGTTACCCATTTATCGGTTCCTGTGCGACTTACAAGCCCAGGACTCCCATCTGAACATTGCCTGGAATTGGGGTATTCTGCGAACGCAGACCTATCTACCCAGGGTTCGTTACCGGAACATCATTCTTAGCCGGGCTACCTGGCAACTTGCCTGTAACGAGCTTACACCCGACAATCCATTACGATTAGTAGCCCAGTTAACGGCGGCTGGCTTACCCGACCAATTTGTAATTGCCCAGGGCGATAATGAGTTATTTATTTCGATGCACACGCCTGCCTCGCTGGCATTGCTGGCCCAGGAAATTCGTCGATTGACTCGTGCAGACGCATCAGGCCACATCAGACTGGTTGAGTTTCTATCGATGCCCGACCGCTCGCCCTTAACCAGCAAACGCGATCATTTTACCCATGAATTACTTATTCCGTTCAAAAATTTAGCGGCAAAATCGTTTTCTGGCCTGAGTCAATCGACAGGTATATTGCCTCAGCGCAAGTTCTCGATTGGGAGCGAATGGTTCTATTTGAAAGTGTATACCGGCGAAAAAACATCCGACACACTCCTGACTGAAACCATTTATCCGGTAGTACAACAGTTGCTAAAGACGCACATCATTGATGAATTCTTCTTTGTTCGCTACAAAGACACCGATTCCCATTTGCGCCTGCGCTTTCGCGGAAACGCCCATCTCGAATTCTATCATCATGTGGTGCGGGTTATGGAAAAAGCATTGCACGAAGCGATTGAGTCAGGTATCGTGCATAGCATCAAAGTAGATACCTATCAGCGGGAACTCGAACGCTACGGTCTGGAGCACATGCCCCTGTGCGAAACATTATTCTATTACGACAGTCTGTCTACGTTAGCCTTCATTGCGCGTACCGGCAATGAGTTTGACGAAAACCTACGGGTTGCCATTGCCATTCGTAAAATTGACCAGCTATTGGTGGGGGCAGGACTTGCACCTGATGCCTGCCTGAATATACTAGGGGAACTAAAAGAACGCTTTTTTCAGGAATTTGGCGGCTCACCGGAGCTACGCCATCAACTCAATGAAAAATACCGGACGTATCGACCCCTGATGGATCAGGCACTGGCCGACGATTTTCCAATTGCTGGCGACCTGACTAACTGGGAACACCGCCAGACCGAACTTGTGCAGAAACTGGTACACTCCTTAGCAAACTCTCACCGGCTCTATGCCATTTTAAGCAGTGTGATTCACATGATGGTCAATCGCCTGTTTCCATCCAAACAGCGCGCTTATGAATTGGTACTCTACCATTGCTTAGCCCGCCATTATGACTCCCTGCGCGCCCGACAAAAAGTCGTTGACCCATAA
- a CDS encoding LytTR family DNA-binding domain-containing protein, protein MKDILTCYLVDDESPAHVIMSKYISRVPYLALLGQTYDPFEGLEQVQQRKPDILFLDVEMPYMTGVEFLKSLQKPHPMVIMVTASPQFAAETYNFDAVTHYLLKPVGFDKFLEAINRVTKRLNFEIDPNAPTPTRPPARVQTQAPVDPREKIPYFLIKEDKKLIRVAPEDIVFAEGMKDYLKLHLTTRVLITHMTMSKLEEMLPPSQFLRINRSYIVRRQAIKEIDGNQITTLDGKKVVIGVTYRERVMEELKKNMI, encoded by the coding sequence ATGAAGGATATACTCACCTGTTACTTAGTCGATGACGAGTCACCTGCCCATGTCATCATGTCGAAATACATCAGCCGTGTGCCTTATCTGGCCCTGCTTGGGCAGACATACGATCCGTTTGAGGGATTGGAACAGGTCCAACAACGTAAACCCGATATCCTGTTTCTGGACGTTGAAATGCCGTACATGACGGGTGTTGAGTTTTTGAAATCGCTGCAGAAACCTCATCCTATGGTCATTATGGTAACGGCCTCCCCTCAATTTGCGGCCGAAACCTACAACTTCGATGCGGTGACCCATTATTTGCTCAAGCCTGTAGGGTTCGATAAGTTTCTGGAGGCCATCAACCGGGTAACCAAACGGCTTAACTTTGAGATAGACCCCAATGCGCCGACGCCAACGCGCCCACCAGCCCGTGTGCAAACACAAGCCCCAGTCGACCCGCGCGAAAAAATCCCTTACTTTCTGATTAAGGAAGACAAGAAGCTGATCCGTGTAGCGCCGGAGGATATTGTCTTTGCCGAAGGCATGAAAGACTACCTCAAGTTGCACCTCACAACGCGTGTTCTGATCACACACATGACCATGAGCAAGCTGGAGGAGATGCTCCCCCCCTCGCAATTTCTGCGAATTAACCGGTCTTATATTGTCCGGCGGCAAGCGATCAAAGAGATCGATGGCAATCAGATTACTACTCTCGACGGGAAGAAAGTAGTTATTGGCGTCACCTACCGCGAACGGGTGATGGAGGAGTTAAAGAAGAATATGATTTGA